A genomic segment from Paralichthys olivaceus isolate ysfri-2021 chromosome 22, ASM2471397v2, whole genome shotgun sequence encodes:
- the oxa1l gene encoding mitochondrial inner membrane protein OXA1L isoform X3 — MAAIRSGVTPGCLARSFLRRTGKPSRGSGSLSDPWSHRLLQRSYLHTVIECRSSTTRTLLGCRQRGKFLWVNAVTVRHNSSQIPPEDGSAAAPVVGAPYSSPILESTPVSLSADPTPIFAQPITEQVADAAPTAVEVLQAANTEATLAELGLAAHTPVGLIQNILEFMHLDLGLPWWGAIVVGTVIARMAVFPVIVKGQREAAKLNNVLPEMTKLTTRMTEAKQSGNKFEFAKAYTDLNVFQKKHDVNPLRGFLVPLVQAPIFVSFFIALRKMAYLPVPSLQTGGLLWFPDLTAADPFYILPIAVTGTMFFILELGAESGIDNPNLRAMKTVFRIMPFVILPLTINFPTAVFTYWLTSNCFSLGQVALLRHPVVRERLRIPEKIKHPESALPQSDGFLSSMKKGWKNAQLAQQLEERERRIKNHLDLAAKGPLRQTFTHNPLQQTPPVAAASAKDKQAHDKDRPWKDTIG; from the exons ATGGCCGCCATCAGGAGCGGGGTGACACCGGGCTGCCTGGCGAGAAGTTTCCTGAGACGGACTGGCAAACCGAGCCGGGGCAGTGGATCCCTCTCAGACCCGTGGAGCCAC CGGTTGCTCCAGAGATCCTATCTGCACACGGTGATCGAGTGTCGGAGTTCGACCACCAGGACCCTGCTGGGCTGCAGACAACGCGGGAAGTTCCTCTGGGTGAACGCTGTGACAGTCAGACACAACAGCTCGCAG ATCCCACCTGAGGATggatcagcagcagctccagtggTGGGAGCTCCTTACAGTTCTCCAATCCTGGAGTCCacccctgtctctctgtccgcTGACCCCACCCCTATCTTCGCACAGCCAATCACTGAACAG GTGGCTGATGCTGCACCCACCGCAGTGGAGGTCCTTCAAGCTGCCAACACAGAAGCCACTCTAGCAGAGCTGGGACTGGCTGCTCACACACCTGTGGGACTGATCCAGAACATTTTAGAGTTCATGCACTTGGATTTGGGTTTGCCCTGGTGGGGGGCCATCGTTGTAG GAACAGTGATAGCTCGTATGGCTGTGTTTCCAGTCATCGTGAAGGGCCAGAGAGAGGCGGCCAAGCTGAATAATGTACTGCCTGAAATGACCAAACTCACAACCAGGATGACGGAGGCCAAACAGAGTGGAAACAAATTTGAAT TTGCCAAAGCCTACACAGACCTGAACGTGTTCCAAAAGAAACATGATGTGAATCCTCTGCGTGGCTTCCTGGTTCCCCTGGTGCAG GCACCCATCTTCGTCTCGTTCTTCATCGCACTGaggaagatggcttatctgccGGTGCCCAGCCTGCAGACAGGAGGTCTGCTCTGGTTCCCTGACCTGACGGCAGCAGATCCTTTTTATATTCTACCTATAGCCGTTACTGGAACCATGTTCTTCATCCTGGAG ctgGGAGCAGAGTCTGGTATTGACAACCCCAATCTGAGAGCCATGAAGACTGTGTTCAGGATCATGCCTTTCGTCATCCTCCCTCTCACCATCAACTTCCCCACG GCGGTGTTCACTTATTGGCTGACCTCTAACTGCTTCTCCTTGGGACAAGTGGCTCTGCTCAGACACCCAGTGGtcagagagaggctgaggaTCCCAGAGAAGATCAAACACCCAGAGTCTGCTCTGCCCCAAAGTGATGGATTCCTCTCAAGCATGAAGAAGG GCTGGAAGAATGCTCAGTTGGCTCAGCaactggaagagagagagaggaggatcaAAAATCACCTGGACCTTGCTGCTAAAG GTCCACTGAGGCAGACTTTTACCCACAATCCTCTCCAGCAGACGCCTCCTGTAGCTGCAGCATCAGCGAAAGACAAGCAAGCTCATGACAAAGACAGACCATGGAAGGACACTATTGGATAA
- the oxa1l gene encoding mitochondrial inner membrane protein OXA1L isoform X2, whose amino-acid sequence MAAIRSGVTPGCLARSFLRRTGKPSRGSGSLSDPWSHRLLQRSYLHTVIECRSSTTRTLLGCRQRGKFLWVNAVTVRHNSSQIPPEDGSAAAPVVGAPYSSPILESTPVSLSADPTPIFAQPITEQPISEQVADAAPTAVEVLQAANTEATLAELGLAAHTPVGLIQNILEFMHLDLGLPWWGAIVVGTVIARMAVFPVIVKGQREAAKLNNVLPEMTKLTTRMTEAKQSGNKFEFAKAYTDLNVFQKKHDVNPLRGFLVPLVQAPIFVSFFIALRKMAYLPVPSLQTGGLLWFPDLTAADPFYILPIAVTGTMFFILELGAESGIDNPNLRAMKTVFRIMPFVILPLTINFPTAVFTYWLTSNCFSLGQVALLRHPVVRERLRIPEKIKHPESALPQSDGFLSSMKKGWKNAQLAQQLEERERRIKNHLDLAAKGPLRQTFTHNPLQQTPPVAAASAKDKQAHDKDRPWKDTIG is encoded by the exons ATGGCCGCCATCAGGAGCGGGGTGACACCGGGCTGCCTGGCGAGAAGTTTCCTGAGACGGACTGGCAAACCGAGCCGGGGCAGTGGATCCCTCTCAGACCCGTGGAGCCAC CGGTTGCTCCAGAGATCCTATCTGCACACGGTGATCGAGTGTCGGAGTTCGACCACCAGGACCCTGCTGGGCTGCAGACAACGCGGGAAGTTCCTCTGGGTGAACGCTGTGACAGTCAGACACAACAGCTCGCAG ATCCCACCTGAGGATggatcagcagcagctccagtggTGGGAGCTCCTTACAGTTCTCCAATCCTGGAGTCCacccctgtctctctgtccgcTGACCCCACCCCTATCTTCGCACAGCCAATCACTGAACAG CCAATCTCCGAGCAGGTGGCTGATGCTGCACCCACCGCAGTGGAGGTCCTTCAAGCTGCCAACACAGAAGCCACTCTAGCAGAGCTGGGACTGGCTGCTCACACACCTGTGGGACTGATCCAGAACATTTTAGAGTTCATGCACTTGGATTTGGGTTTGCCCTGGTGGGGGGCCATCGTTGTAG GAACAGTGATAGCTCGTATGGCTGTGTTTCCAGTCATCGTGAAGGGCCAGAGAGAGGCGGCCAAGCTGAATAATGTACTGCCTGAAATGACCAAACTCACAACCAGGATGACGGAGGCCAAACAGAGTGGAAACAAATTTGAAT TTGCCAAAGCCTACACAGACCTGAACGTGTTCCAAAAGAAACATGATGTGAATCCTCTGCGTGGCTTCCTGGTTCCCCTGGTGCAG GCACCCATCTTCGTCTCGTTCTTCATCGCACTGaggaagatggcttatctgccGGTGCCCAGCCTGCAGACAGGAGGTCTGCTCTGGTTCCCTGACCTGACGGCAGCAGATCCTTTTTATATTCTACCTATAGCCGTTACTGGAACCATGTTCTTCATCCTGGAG ctgGGAGCAGAGTCTGGTATTGACAACCCCAATCTGAGAGCCATGAAGACTGTGTTCAGGATCATGCCTTTCGTCATCCTCCCTCTCACCATCAACTTCCCCACG GCGGTGTTCACTTATTGGCTGACCTCTAACTGCTTCTCCTTGGGACAAGTGGCTCTGCTCAGACACCCAGTGGtcagagagaggctgaggaTCCCAGAGAAGATCAAACACCCAGAGTCTGCTCTGCCCCAAAGTGATGGATTCCTCTCAAGCATGAAGAAGG GCTGGAAGAATGCTCAGTTGGCTCAGCaactggaagagagagagaggaggatcaAAAATCACCTGGACCTTGCTGCTAAAG GTCCACTGAGGCAGACTTTTACCCACAATCCTCTCCAGCAGACGCCTCCTGTAGCTGCAGCATCAGCGAAAGACAAGCAAGCTCATGACAAAGACAGACCATGGAAGGACACTATTGGATAA
- the oxa1l gene encoding mitochondrial inner membrane protein OXA1L isoform X1: MAAIRSGVTPGCLARSFLRRTGKPSRGSGSLSDPWSHRLLQRSYLHTVIECRSSTTRTLLGCRQRGKFLWVNAVTVRHNSSQIPPEDGSAAAPVVGAPYSSPILESTPVSLSADPTPIFAQPITEQLPVETLSMAAPITESAIPSAILNLSPELVSTDSTPVLTQPISEQVADAAPTAVEVLQAANTEATLAELGLAAHTPVGLIQNILEFMHLDLGLPWWGAIVVGTVIARMAVFPVIVKGQREAAKLNNVLPEMTKLTTRMTEAKQSGNKFEFAKAYTDLNVFQKKHDVNPLRGFLVPLVQAPIFVSFFIALRKMAYLPVPSLQTGGLLWFPDLTAADPFYILPIAVTGTMFFILELGAESGIDNPNLRAMKTVFRIMPFVILPLTINFPTAVFTYWLTSNCFSLGQVALLRHPVVRERLRIPEKIKHPESALPQSDGFLSSMKKGWKNAQLAQQLEERERRIKNHLDLAAKGPLRQTFTHNPLQQTPPVAAASAKDKQAHDKDRPWKDTIG; encoded by the exons ATGGCCGCCATCAGGAGCGGGGTGACACCGGGCTGCCTGGCGAGAAGTTTCCTGAGACGGACTGGCAAACCGAGCCGGGGCAGTGGATCCCTCTCAGACCCGTGGAGCCAC CGGTTGCTCCAGAGATCCTATCTGCACACGGTGATCGAGTGTCGGAGTTCGACCACCAGGACCCTGCTGGGCTGCAGACAACGCGGGAAGTTCCTCTGGGTGAACGCTGTGACAGTCAGACACAACAGCTCGCAG ATCCCACCTGAGGATggatcagcagcagctccagtggTGGGAGCTCCTTACAGTTCTCCAATCCTGGAGTCCacccctgtctctctgtccgcTGACCCCACCCCTATCTTCGCACAGCCAATCACTGAACAG cttCCAGTTGAAACCCTTTCCATGGCCGCACCAATAACAGAGAGCGCCATTCCTTCTGCCATCTTGAATTTGTCCCCTGAGCTTGTGTCCACTGACTCCACCCCTGTTTTAACGCAGCCAATCTCCGAGCAGGTGGCTGATGCTGCACCCACCGCAGTGGAGGTCCTTCAAGCTGCCAACACAGAAGCCACTCTAGCAGAGCTGGGACTGGCTGCTCACACACCTGTGGGACTGATCCAGAACATTTTAGAGTTCATGCACTTGGATTTGGGTTTGCCCTGGTGGGGGGCCATCGTTGTAG GAACAGTGATAGCTCGTATGGCTGTGTTTCCAGTCATCGTGAAGGGCCAGAGAGAGGCGGCCAAGCTGAATAATGTACTGCCTGAAATGACCAAACTCACAACCAGGATGACGGAGGCCAAACAGAGTGGAAACAAATTTGAAT TTGCCAAAGCCTACACAGACCTGAACGTGTTCCAAAAGAAACATGATGTGAATCCTCTGCGTGGCTTCCTGGTTCCCCTGGTGCAG GCACCCATCTTCGTCTCGTTCTTCATCGCACTGaggaagatggcttatctgccGGTGCCCAGCCTGCAGACAGGAGGTCTGCTCTGGTTCCCTGACCTGACGGCAGCAGATCCTTTTTATATTCTACCTATAGCCGTTACTGGAACCATGTTCTTCATCCTGGAG ctgGGAGCAGAGTCTGGTATTGACAACCCCAATCTGAGAGCCATGAAGACTGTGTTCAGGATCATGCCTTTCGTCATCCTCCCTCTCACCATCAACTTCCCCACG GCGGTGTTCACTTATTGGCTGACCTCTAACTGCTTCTCCTTGGGACAAGTGGCTCTGCTCAGACACCCAGTGGtcagagagaggctgaggaTCCCAGAGAAGATCAAACACCCAGAGTCTGCTCTGCCCCAAAGTGATGGATTCCTCTCAAGCATGAAGAAGG GCTGGAAGAATGCTCAGTTGGCTCAGCaactggaagagagagagaggaggatcaAAAATCACCTGGACCTTGCTGCTAAAG GTCCACTGAGGCAGACTTTTACCCACAATCCTCTCCAGCAGACGCCTCCTGTAGCTGCAGCATCAGCGAAAGACAAGCAAGCTCATGACAAAGACAGACCATGGAAGGACACTATTGGATAA